The Brevibacillus brevis genome contains a region encoding:
- the rnc gene encoding ribonuclease III, which translates to MNFAQLQEMIGFRFRDESVLRQAFTHSSYVNEQRGKRISDNERLEFLGDAVLELTVSQFLYKTFPKMSEGEMTKLRAAIVCEPSLVKFAELLNFGDLVLLGKGEELTGGRQRPALLADVFEAFVGALYLDQGLDAVFSFMEKYVYPRIDKGEFAQVTDFKSQLQEFVQQDNLGDIHYRIVEEKGPAHNREFVSEVLLNNRSLGIGSGRSKKEAEQQAAARALVKLGDK; encoded by the coding sequence ATGAATTTTGCACAGCTGCAAGAAATGATAGGCTTTCGCTTTCGCGATGAAAGTGTTTTGCGGCAGGCATTCACCCATTCTTCCTACGTGAACGAGCAACGCGGCAAACGAATATCAGACAATGAGCGGCTAGAGTTTTTGGGGGATGCTGTGTTGGAGTTGACGGTCTCCCAGTTTTTGTATAAAACTTTTCCGAAGATGAGTGAAGGGGAAATGACGAAGCTGCGTGCAGCCATTGTCTGTGAACCTTCTCTCGTCAAGTTTGCTGAACTGTTGAATTTTGGCGATCTCGTATTGCTGGGAAAAGGGGAAGAGCTGACAGGTGGACGTCAGCGACCAGCCTTGCTAGCGGACGTTTTTGAGGCGTTTGTAGGTGCGCTTTACTTAGATCAGGGGTTGGACGCAGTTTTTTCCTTTATGGAAAAATACGTGTACCCGCGCATCGACAAGGGAGAGTTTGCCCAGGTAACCGACTTCAAGAGCCAGTTGCAGGAATTTGTTCAACAAGACAATCTGGGAGACATCCATTACCGAATTGTAGAAGAAAAAGGACCAGCTCATAATCGAGAATTCGTATCTGAGGTGCTTTTGAACAATCGTTCGCTTGGCATCGGCTCTGGCCGCTCCAAAAAAGAAGCGGAACAGCAAGCTGCTGCACGAGCATTGGTCAAGCTGGGGGATAAATAA
- the fabD gene encoding ACP S-malonyltransferase gives MGKVAFVFPGQGSQFVGMGQALSEQSEAARHIFEQADEALGFSLSGLCFAGPEEELKLTANTQPAILTASIAVLAALNEKLPDYKPAFVAGHSLGEYSALVAAGALSFADAVKTVRARGQFMEEAVPAGQGAMAAVLSMDRAALHAVCEEVTASGHPVQLANMNCPGQIVISGSAEGVKLAGEKAKEAGAKRVLPLNVSGPFHSSLMQPAADKLQEVLAGVTVQEATVPVVANVTARPVSEATIIVDQLVQQVSAPVLWEDSVQWMVEAGVTTFVEIGPGKVLAGLIKKIASADTTIISVQDMDSLTELLNGGVLC, from the coding sequence ATGGGAAAAGTAGCCTTTGTTTTTCCGGGGCAAGGTTCACAATTTGTAGGAATGGGTCAAGCTCTCTCCGAACAATCGGAAGCGGCCCGTCACATATTTGAGCAGGCGGATGAAGCGCTCGGCTTTTCCTTGTCGGGACTGTGTTTTGCAGGGCCAGAAGAGGAATTGAAGCTGACAGCTAACACACAGCCAGCTATTTTGACAGCAAGCATCGCTGTTTTGGCAGCATTGAACGAAAAGTTGCCTGACTATAAGCCTGCGTTCGTAGCGGGTCACAGCTTGGGTGAGTATTCTGCTTTGGTTGCAGCTGGGGCCTTGTCCTTTGCAGATGCAGTCAAAACAGTGCGAGCTCGTGGTCAGTTCATGGAAGAGGCAGTGCCAGCGGGACAAGGTGCAATGGCCGCAGTCTTGAGCATGGATCGCGCGGCACTGCATGCGGTTTGCGAAGAAGTAACAGCATCTGGACATCCTGTTCAATTAGCGAACATGAACTGCCCAGGGCAAATTGTCATCTCTGGTTCTGCTGAAGGTGTGAAGCTGGCCGGTGAAAAAGCGAAGGAAGCGGGCGCAAAGCGTGTCCTTCCATTGAATGTAAGCGGTCCGTTCCACTCGAGCCTGATGCAGCCGGCAGCAGATAAACTGCAAGAAGTTTTGGCTGGCGTTACGGTACAAGAAGCGACTGTGCCTGTTGTGGCAAACGTAACGGCTAGACCAGTGTCTGAGGCGACCATTATTGTAGATCAATTGGTTCAACAAGTTTCCGCCCCGGTTTTGTGGGAGGATTCTGTACAATGGATGGTCGAAGCAGGCGTGACAACCTTTGTTGAAATCGGTCCAGGAAAAGTTTTGGCCGGTTTGATCAAGAAAATCGCATCAGCGGATACGACGATTATCTCTGTACAGGATATGGATTCGCTTACTGAGCTTTTGAACGGAGGGGTACTATGCTAA
- the fabG gene encoding 3-oxoacyl-[acyl-carrier-protein] reductase, with product MLTGKTALVTGASRGIGRAIALKLAEAGANVVVNYAGSEAAASETVALIKEMGRDAIMIRANVSSTEDVNDMFKAALDHFGAIDILVNNAGITRDNLIMRMKEDEWDDVIATNLKGVFNCVKAATRPMMKQRSGKIINITSVVGVLGNAGQANYVAAKAGVIGLTKTAARELASRNITVNAVAPGFIDTEMTAVLPEDVKAGLTSQIPLARLGQTDDIASVVLFLASDAANYMTGQTLHVDGGMYM from the coding sequence ATGCTAACAGGAAAAACAGCCCTGGTCACAGGGGCTTCCCGTGGTATTGGGCGTGCGATTGCATTGAAGCTGGCAGAAGCTGGCGCTAATGTGGTTGTCAATTACGCAGGTAGTGAAGCGGCAGCAAGCGAGACTGTTGCGCTTATTAAAGAAATGGGCCGCGATGCCATCATGATTCGCGCGAACGTTTCTTCTACAGAAGATGTCAACGACATGTTCAAAGCTGCTTTGGATCATTTTGGTGCGATCGATATTCTCGTGAACAACGCGGGAATTACTCGCGACAACCTGATCATGCGCATGAAAGAAGACGAGTGGGACGATGTCATTGCGACGAATCTGAAGGGTGTATTCAACTGCGTAAAGGCAGCGACCCGCCCAATGATGAAGCAGCGTTCAGGCAAAATCATCAATATCACTTCTGTGGTAGGTGTTTTGGGGAACGCAGGACAAGCTAACTACGTGGCGGCAAAAGCTGGGGTTATTGGCTTGACGAAGACGGCTGCTCGCGAGCTGGCTAGCCGTAATATCACGGTGAATGCTGTTGCGCCAGGATTTATCGATACAGAAATGACTGCTGTATTGCCAGAGGATGTCAAAGCAGGACTCACAAGCCAAATTCCGCTTGCCCGCTTGGGACAAACTGATGATATCGCATCTGTAGTACTGTTCCTGGCATCCGACGCAGCCAACTACATGACAGGGCAGACCCTGCACGTAGACGGCGGAATGTACATGTAG
- a CDS encoding ABC transporter ATP-binding protein, giving the protein MIEAKHIEKSFFLTKAKEGRFASLRTLFSRERREVKAVHDISFSIDRGEFVGYIGPNGAGKSTTIKMLAGILHPSQGEIRIGGYSPQRERIQVASQIGVVFGQRTQLWWDLPVRDSFEILQAMYKINDTAYRRSMEAYQELLDLHEFLDTPVRKLSLGQRMRADLAAALLHDPPVLFLDEPTIGLDVVAKTRIRAFLKEVNQSQKKTILLTTHDMDDIEQLCNRIIVINHGKKMMDTSLADLRRQIGLPSLIRIEFRQPPEKLYDLEGIERMELSENVLSIYFDKGKISSPRILAEVAGWGEPLDIQMKEPGIEEIIRLIYR; this is encoded by the coding sequence ATGATTGAAGCAAAGCATATCGAAAAATCATTTTTCCTGACAAAAGCGAAAGAGGGGCGCTTTGCTTCTCTACGAACACTCTTTTCTCGTGAACGAAGGGAAGTCAAAGCCGTCCATGATATCTCCTTTTCCATTGACAGAGGCGAGTTCGTGGGATATATCGGGCCAAATGGCGCAGGAAAATCGACGACAATTAAAATGCTCGCAGGAATTCTTCATCCCAGTCAGGGAGAAATACGAATAGGCGGATATAGTCCACAGCGGGAAAGAATTCAAGTAGCCTCACAAATCGGAGTGGTGTTCGGGCAGCGAACACAGCTGTGGTGGGATCTGCCAGTCAGAGATTCCTTCGAAATTTTGCAAGCGATGTACAAGATTAACGACACGGCATATCGGCGATCGATGGAGGCGTATCAGGAACTACTGGATCTGCATGAGTTCCTTGATACGCCAGTACGTAAGCTGTCATTGGGTCAGAGAATGAGAGCTGATTTAGCTGCGGCTCTGCTGCATGATCCGCCGGTCCTGTTTTTAGATGAGCCGACGATTGGGCTGGATGTGGTCGCGAAGACTCGCATCAGAGCATTTTTGAAAGAAGTGAATCAGTCCCAGAAGAAGACCATTCTACTAACGACTCATGATATGGACGATATCGAGCAACTCTGCAACCGAATCATCGTGATCAACCATGGCAAAAAGATGATGGATACGAGCTTGGCCGATTTGCGACGACAGATAGGGCTGCCAAGCCTCATTCGAATCGAATTTCGACAACCGCCCGAAAAGCTTTACGACTTAGAGGGAATCGAACGGATGGAGCTATCAGAGAATGTACTTTCGATTTACTTCGACAAAGGGAAAATTTCTTCCCCGCGAATCCTTGCTGAAGTGGCGGGCTGGGGTGAGCCTCTGGACATTCAGATGAAAGAACCGGGGATTGAGGAGATCATTCGGCTCATTTACCGTTAG
- the plsX gene encoding phosphate acyltransferase PlsX yields the protein MRIAVDAMGGDHAPKSTVLGALAAIKENPAITVVLVGDEQAIRNHLPQDIPANIEIVPAAEVILPDDEPVRAVRRKKNSSLVVAVEMAREKKVDAMISAGNTGALMTAGLLYAGRMDGIERPALCAYIPNTKGRVTLTLDVGANMDAKPHQLVQYAVMGSLYAEKVLGFERPTVGLLNVGTEEGKGNELTKAVFPLLQEADLNFVGNVEARDVMQGNCDVLVCDGFVGNVLLKAVEGAASTIFSQLKQEFTSSLINKLGAAILKPGLVRFKKKMDYAEYGGAPLLGLKSPVIKAHGSSNERAMKNAIVSATRFIQQDVNEVIQQSLQKNTLGESE from the coding sequence TTGCGAATTGCAGTGGATGCGATGGGCGGCGATCACGCACCGAAGAGTACCGTATTAGGGGCGCTTGCTGCCATCAAGGAAAACCCGGCCATTACAGTTGTATTGGTGGGAGATGAACAGGCTATTCGGAACCACTTGCCGCAGGATATTCCGGCAAACATCGAAATCGTTCCTGCAGCGGAAGTGATTTTACCAGATGATGAACCGGTTCGAGCTGTTCGGCGTAAGAAAAATTCTTCGCTGGTCGTAGCTGTTGAGATGGCACGCGAGAAAAAAGTCGACGCGATGATCTCGGCTGGAAATACAGGCGCATTAATGACAGCAGGCTTGTTGTACGCAGGTCGGATGGATGGAATCGAGCGCCCTGCGCTTTGTGCCTATATCCCGAATACAAAAGGCCGTGTAACACTGACGCTGGACGTCGGAGCCAATATGGATGCCAAGCCGCATCAGCTTGTACAATACGCGGTGATGGGTAGCTTGTATGCTGAAAAAGTGTTGGGCTTCGAGCGTCCGACAGTAGGCTTGCTCAACGTCGGGACGGAAGAAGGAAAAGGGAACGAATTGACGAAAGCTGTTTTCCCGCTCCTTCAAGAAGCAGACTTGAACTTTGTAGGAAATGTGGAAGCACGCGATGTTATGCAAGGAAACTGTGATGTGCTGGTATGCGACGGCTTTGTAGGAAATGTTTTGTTAAAGGCCGTAGAGGGTGCTGCCTCCACAATCTTTTCGCAGTTGAAGCAGGAGTTTACTTCCAGCCTGATTAATAAGCTAGGAGCGGCGATTCTGAAACCTGGATTAGTTCGCTTTAAAAAGAAAATGGATTATGCGGAATACGGTGGTGCACCCTTGCTCGGATTGAAATCCCCAGTAATTAAGGCCCACGGTTCCTCAAATGAGCGTGCGATGAAAAACGCGATTGTGAGTGCTACGCGGTTTATTCAGCAGGACGTGAACGAGGTTATCCAGCAATCATTACAGAAAAATACTTTGGGAGAAAGCGAGTGA
- a CDS encoding beta-ketoacyl-ACP synthase III produces the protein MSAKRSVGILSTGSYTPERVLTNFDLEKMVETSDEWIVSRTGIRERRISSPDQASSDLAYEAAKEALEKANISAEQLDMIIVATVTPDMSFPSTACLLQEKLGATRAAAMDLSAACTGFLYGITTATQFIENGLYKKVLVVGVETLSKITNYKDRNTCVLFGDGAGAAVIGEVTEGYGFQSFELGADGSGGSLLCLPAGGSRTPASAESVEQGLHYLYMAGGEVFKFAVRVMNSATEAVLSKAGVSKDEIDLLVPHQANKRIIDSAVQRFGLSEDKVAINLDRYGNMSSASIPVALDEAVKAGRVKEGDNLILVGFGGGLTWGATLLKWCTTPAEGSK, from the coding sequence ATGAGTGCAAAGCGTTCAGTAGGGATTTTGTCTACAGGCTCTTATACCCCGGAGCGGGTGTTGACGAACTTTGATCTGGAGAAAATGGTGGAAACCTCTGATGAGTGGATTGTTTCCCGTACTGGAATCAGAGAACGCCGCATTAGCTCACCGGACCAAGCTTCCTCCGACTTGGCTTACGAGGCTGCCAAAGAAGCGCTCGAGAAAGCAAACATCAGCGCGGAACAGCTGGATATGATCATTGTAGCTACCGTAACGCCTGACATGTCGTTCCCGTCTACTGCTTGCTTGCTGCAAGAAAAGCTGGGTGCAACACGTGCGGCTGCCATGGATCTTTCCGCGGCCTGCACAGGCTTTTTGTATGGAATTACGACAGCGACTCAGTTCATCGAAAACGGTTTGTATAAAAAAGTGTTGGTCGTAGGCGTTGAGACCTTGTCCAAAATTACGAATTACAAAGATCGAAATACATGTGTGTTGTTCGGAGACGGCGCAGGTGCAGCTGTTATCGGTGAAGTTACCGAAGGCTACGGCTTCCAGTCCTTTGAGCTCGGCGCAGATGGATCAGGCGGATCTCTCTTGTGCTTGCCGGCAGGTGGTTCTAGAACGCCTGCATCTGCGGAGTCTGTCGAACAAGGACTGCATTATCTCTACATGGCAGGCGGAGAAGTTTTCAAATTCGCCGTTCGTGTGATGAATTCAGCAACAGAGGCTGTCTTGTCCAAAGCGGGCGTATCGAAGGACGAGATCGACCTGTTGGTGCCGCATCAGGCAAACAAACGCATCATTGACTCTGCCGTACAGCGTTTCGGTCTGTCTGAGGATAAAGTAGCAATCAACCTGGATCGCTATGGAAACATGTCCTCTGCTTCTATTCCTGTAGCGTTGGATGAAGCAGTTAAGGCTGGTCGCGTAAAAGAAGGCGATAACCTGATTCTGGTTGGGTTTGGTGGCGGCTTGACTTGGGGAGCAACGCTCTTGAAGTGGTGCACGACGCCGGCAGAAGGGAGCAAGTAG
- a CDS encoding ABC transporter permease, with product MVYWRIIRKSYRRNLQYRLSHVVNNFASSIFGLVFIAIWTGVLSGKQVYGPYDVKTMGYYIAICQSVLWMTTFMSPGLNVQVAVRSGAVSLDMIKPVHYLWYMLSQEFGRLVYNACYRSVPISLLLGLAVGFFFPSHPFTYFWFILSLLLGTYVGMLLFYLAGISSFWTTEIRWVHLILLSLIFGLGGQMIPLDLMPGMIGKVAPYLPFSAMIYYPVMTLLELAPPYGMLIQAGWALVLTAVALLVTNMARRKLEIQGG from the coding sequence ATGGTCTATTGGCGGATTATTCGCAAGAGCTATCGTCGAAATCTTCAGTATCGTTTATCGCATGTCGTCAACAACTTCGCAAGCTCGATTTTTGGGCTTGTTTTTATTGCCATTTGGACGGGTGTCCTTTCTGGAAAACAAGTATACGGCCCCTATGATGTCAAAACGATGGGGTATTACATCGCGATTTGCCAAAGTGTTCTCTGGATGACAACATTTATGTCCCCAGGTCTGAATGTGCAAGTAGCGGTAAGAAGCGGGGCTGTCAGTCTGGATATGATCAAGCCTGTTCATTATCTCTGGTACATGCTCAGTCAGGAGTTTGGACGACTTGTGTACAACGCTTGTTACAGAAGTGTTCCGATCAGCTTGCTGCTAGGATTAGCGGTAGGCTTCTTTTTTCCCTCCCATCCGTTCACTTACTTCTGGTTTATCCTCTCGCTACTGCTCGGAACTTACGTAGGCATGTTGCTCTTTTATCTAGCGGGCATTTCCTCCTTCTGGACGACAGAGATTCGCTGGGTACACCTCATTCTTTTGTCTTTGATATTTGGGTTAGGTGGACAAATGATCCCGCTGGACTTGATGCCCGGGATGATTGGAAAGGTAGCGCCTTATTTGCCCTTTTCAGCGATGATTTACTATCCGGTCATGACCTTGCTAGAGCTTGCACCTCCTTATGGCATGCTTATACAAGCTGGCTGGGCGCTCGTTTTAACGGCAGTTGCTTTGTTGGTGACGAACATGGCAAGAAGAAAGCTAGAAATTCAAGGAGGATAA
- the acpP gene encoding acyl carrier protein: protein MADTLERVKKIIVDRLGVDESKITLEASFKEDLGADSLDVVELVMELEDEFDLEISDEDAEKITSVGEVVKYIESHK, encoded by the coding sequence ATGGCAGATACTTTGGAGCGTGTAAAGAAAATTATCGTCGATCGTCTGGGTGTAGATGAGTCCAAAATTACTTTGGAAGCTTCTTTCAAAGAAGACCTGGGCGCTGACTCCCTGGATGTGGTTGAACTCGTAATGGAACTCGAAGATGAGTTTGATTTAGAGATTTCCGACGAAGATGCTGAAAAGATCACTTCTGTTGGTGAGGTTGTTAAATACATAGAATCTCACAAGTAG
- the fapR gene encoding transcription factor FapR, with the protein MFGIARLPKKDRQSRLVQYLADNPFATDEDLAELFHVSIQTIRLDRLELGIPELRERIKTVAEKSLDPVKSLGIDEIIGEMVDLQLDSQAISVLEIKEEHVFSKTQIARGHYIFAQANSLAVAVINAEVALTATARIRFVRPVRAGEKLVAKAVVRSRNGDECKVRVETKVQGELVFTATFRVVEMSSYHNSMDEE; encoded by the coding sequence GTGTTCGGCATCGCCCGCTTGCCAAAAAAAGATCGCCAGTCCCGCTTGGTGCAGTATCTGGCGGATAATCCATTTGCGACGGACGAAGATCTGGCTGAGTTATTTCATGTCAGTATTCAAACCATACGTTTAGACCGACTGGAATTAGGAATACCGGAGCTCCGTGAACGTATCAAGACAGTCGCAGAGAAAAGTCTTGATCCTGTAAAATCATTGGGCATCGATGAAATCATCGGTGAAATGGTTGATCTACAGCTCGATTCACAGGCCATTTCCGTATTGGAAATTAAAGAAGAGCACGTTTTTTCAAAAACACAAATTGCCAGAGGGCATTATATATTTGCTCAGGCCAACTCATTGGCAGTAGCAGTAATCAACGCAGAGGTAGCGTTGACAGCTACGGCGAGAATCCGCTTTGTCCGTCCTGTGCGAGCAGGGGAAAAGCTGGTTGCCAAAGCAGTGGTGAGAAGCCGTAACGGCGACGAATGCAAGGTGCGTGTAGAGACGAAGGTCCAAGGTGAGTTGGTCTTTACCGCAACGTTCCGTGTGGTTGAAATGTCGAGCTACCATAACAGCATGGATGAGGAGTAA
- a CDS encoding ABC transporter permease, protein MFALYRKLIAASIRSQMQYKINFVTSAATTGMIMVLDFIILSAILYRFHDVVGWNIYEVGMLYGISSASVSLYRLFAPEINDFEKYIVQGELDQLLIRPVSPLLLLLTRNLDLSRVGGLVQGVSVLVISLSGLAAEGKTIMGLVLFSPVAILSGGVIYFSIGLATAGVAFWTHQMKDMLTFTIYAPANASNYPIGLYPNWLKWLFFSAIPIAYMNYLPMLTLLGKGGEWFYPILTPVAAAIAFYFSRMLWNVGIRHYHSTGS, encoded by the coding sequence ATGTTTGCCCTCTATCGCAAACTGATCGCGGCCAGCATTCGCTCGCAAATGCAATACAAGATAAATTTTGTCACGAGCGCTGCCACGACCGGAATGATTATGGTGCTTGATTTTATTATTCTCTCTGCGATTTTGTACCGATTTCACGATGTGGTCGGGTGGAATATTTACGAGGTTGGGATGCTTTACGGGATATCCTCGGCATCTGTCTCTTTGTATCGACTGTTCGCCCCGGAAATCAACGACTTTGAGAAGTACATCGTACAAGGGGAGCTCGATCAGTTGCTCATTCGTCCTGTTTCACCTTTGCTTTTGCTATTGACACGCAATCTTGACTTGTCGAGAGTGGGAGGGTTGGTTCAAGGGGTGTCCGTTTTGGTCATCTCTTTGTCGGGTCTTGCGGCGGAAGGGAAAACGATCATGGGGTTGGTCCTATTCTCACCGGTTGCCATTTTGTCTGGTGGAGTGATCTACTTCTCCATTGGACTTGCTACCGCTGGGGTCGCCTTTTGGACACATCAGATGAAAGACATGCTGACCTTTACCATTTATGCGCCAGCCAATGCTTCCAATTATCCAATCGGGCTATATCCAAACTGGCTCAAATGGCTGTTTTTCTCAGCGATTCCGATCGCGTATATGAATTATTTGCCAATGCTGACGCTGTTGGGCAAAGGGGGCGAATGGTTTTATCCGATACTCACCCCGGTAGCTGCAGCGATTGCTTTTTATTTCTCTCGTATGCTGTGGAATGTCGGGATTCGACACTACCATAGTACAGGGAGCTAA
- the fabF gene encoding beta-ketoacyl-ACP synthase II, with protein sequence MKRRVVITGVGVVSPVGNDAQTFWNSLLEGKSGIDRVAAFDASDYPTQIAGEVKNFDPEQYMDKKDIRRTDRFVQFGLAAAKMAVEDAKLEITPENAERVGVYIGSGIGGLTTWEEQHSVLLEKGPRRVSPFFIPMLIANMASGAVSIQYGAKGPTSSAITACATGTNAIGDALRLIQFDHADVMIAGGAEATVRPMGFAGFCSAKAMSTRNDEPQKASRPFDQDRDGFVMGEGAGVLILEELEHAKKRGANIIAEVIGYGMSADAHHITSPSPGGEGAARCMASALKDAGVDPTEVQYINAHGTSTDQGDIAETQAIKSVFGEHAYKLAVSSTKSMTGHLLGATGGVEAIATAYALRDQILPPTINLENPDPECDLDYVPNHARKATVNVAVSNTFGFGGHNASIVLKRYEA encoded by the coding sequence ATGAAACGCAGAGTGGTGATTACTGGCGTTGGTGTCGTTTCTCCAGTAGGGAATGACGCGCAGACTTTTTGGAACAGCTTGCTGGAAGGAAAATCAGGCATTGACCGTGTGGCTGCCTTTGACGCTTCTGATTATCCAACACAAATTGCAGGCGAAGTGAAAAACTTCGATCCTGAACAGTATATGGACAAGAAAGATATCCGACGTACAGACCGATTCGTTCAGTTTGGATTAGCTGCCGCCAAAATGGCTGTAGAAGATGCAAAACTGGAGATCACGCCAGAAAATGCGGAACGAGTGGGTGTATACATCGGGTCCGGAATCGGTGGTCTGACTACATGGGAAGAACAGCATTCCGTCTTGTTGGAAAAAGGACCGCGTCGCGTGAGTCCGTTCTTCATTCCGATGCTGATTGCGAACATGGCGTCTGGTGCAGTATCCATTCAATACGGTGCAAAAGGACCAACTTCCAGCGCGATTACCGCTTGTGCGACAGGTACAAATGCAATCGGTGATGCACTGCGTCTGATCCAGTTCGATCACGCTGATGTCATGATCGCAGGTGGAGCAGAAGCAACGGTGCGTCCAATGGGATTTGCAGGCTTTTGCTCAGCAAAAGCGATGTCCACCAGAAACGATGAGCCGCAAAAAGCAAGCCGTCCGTTTGACCAAGATCGCGATGGCTTCGTAATGGGCGAAGGTGCTGGTGTTCTGATTCTGGAAGAGCTTGAGCATGCGAAAAAACGTGGAGCAAACATCATCGCGGAAGTCATTGGCTACGGAATGAGTGCAGATGCTCATCACATTACTTCTCCATCTCCCGGTGGCGAAGGGGCAGCGCGTTGCATGGCAAGCGCACTGAAAGACGCTGGCGTTGACCCAACGGAAGTCCAATACATTAATGCACATGGTACTTCTACTGACCAAGGAGACATCGCAGAAACACAAGCGATCAAGAGTGTGTTTGGCGAGCACGCATACAAACTGGCTGTCAGCTCGACCAAATCGATGACAGGCCATTTGCTGGGTGCTACTGGCGGTGTCGAGGCAATCGCGACGGCATATGCGCTGCGTGATCAAATACTGCCTCCAACAATCAACTTGGAAAACCCGGATCCAGAATGTGATCTGGACTATGTTCCGAACCATGCGCGCAAGGCGACCGTCAATGTGGCTGTTTCCAATACATTTGGATTCGGCGGTCACAATGCATCGATAGTCTTGAAGCGATACGAAGCATAA